The following coding sequences lie in one Arachis ipaensis cultivar K30076 chromosome B03, Araip1.1, whole genome shotgun sequence genomic window:
- the LOC107634796 gene encoding thioredoxin H2 — MGANYSNLEYVQRAPKPLSSVATSRILTFHSSAKWKAHFDASKQTNKLMVIDFTATWCGPCKYMDPIFKDFSAKYTEVEFIKLDVDELMGVAQEFQVQAMPTFVLVKKGKIVDKVVGARKEELQKLIEKHRK, encoded by the exons ATGGGAGCCAACTATTCAAATTTGGAATATGTTCAAAGAGCACCAAAGCCATTATCATCAGTAGCTACTTCTCGAATCCTCACCTTCCATTCCTCTGCTAAATGGAAGGCTCACTTTGATGCTTCCAAACAAACAAATAAGCTG ATGGTGATTGACTTCACGGCAACATGGTGTGGACCTTGCAAATACATGGACCCAATTTTCAAAGATTTTTCTGCCAAATACACAGAGGTTGAGTTCATTAAACTTGATGTGGATGAGTTAATG GGAGTGGCCCAAGAATTCCAGGTGCAAGCAATGCCAACATTCGTATTAGTTAAGAAAGGAAAAATTGTTGATAAGGTGGTTGGTGCAAGAAAGGAGGAGTTGCAGAAGCTTATTGAGAAACACAGGAAATGA